A stretch of the Streptomyces sp. NBC_01428 genome encodes the following:
- a CDS encoding MerR family transcriptional regulator, which translates to MTQETWSIGELAAGTGLPVKTVRYYSDSGLLPVASRSSGGHRRYGPEAWERIRLIRRLRALDTPIATITQVVTGERTLDDLVSSELGAVQERLAQLRWREATLKALDHCAAEERLRRLEMLSRVQRLPEAQHRLTEHWYRELSPAMPRRRLDIMIAMLAPEPPQDPTPVTALAYAELHLLIATPRFTRWTQDHDEEMRDGPAFYAEIDEAATLTASALAQGLLPGAGPVVDAFVSAHARARGASDSPAFRAYLHRLVSRSSAFDPRLERYWSLVGTTTGGRVLNMTVAHRWLTEGLHLSITGTPPSPTPLHTP; encoded by the coding sequence GTGACGCAAGAAACGTGGAGCATCGGCGAGCTCGCGGCCGGCACGGGCCTTCCCGTCAAGACGGTCCGCTACTACTCCGACAGCGGCCTGCTTCCCGTGGCCTCCCGCAGCAGCGGTGGCCATCGCCGCTACGGCCCCGAGGCATGGGAGCGGATCCGGCTCATCAGACGCCTGCGGGCGTTGGACACCCCCATCGCGACCATCACCCAAGTGGTCACCGGCGAGCGCACACTCGACGACCTGGTGTCGTCCGAGCTCGGAGCAGTGCAGGAACGCCTGGCCCAACTCCGGTGGCGCGAGGCCACACTCAAGGCCCTCGACCACTGTGCAGCCGAGGAGCGCCTACGGCGGCTGGAGATGCTCTCACGGGTGCAGAGGCTGCCGGAGGCGCAGCACAGGCTCACCGAGCACTGGTACCGGGAGCTGTCCCCGGCCATGCCCCGACGCCGACTCGACATCATGATCGCCATGTTGGCCCCGGAGCCACCACAGGACCCCACCCCCGTCACGGCCCTGGCCTACGCCGAACTTCATCTGCTCATCGCCACGCCCAGATTCACCCGCTGGACCCAGGACCACGACGAGGAGATGCGCGACGGCCCGGCCTTCTACGCGGAGATCGACGAAGCCGCGACCCTGACGGCATCCGCCCTCGCCCAGGGACTGCTGCCCGGGGCGGGACCCGTGGTGGACGCCTTCGTGTCGGCCCACGCCCGAGCCCGCGGGGCGTCGGACTCCCCTGCCTTCCGCGCCTACCTGCACCGGCTGGTGTCACGGTCGTCGGCTTTCGATCCCCGCCTGGAGCGGTACTGGTCCCTGGTCGGCACCACCACGGGTGGCCGCGTGCTGAACATGACGGTGGCGCATCGATGGCTGACTGAAGGCCTGCATCTCTCGATAACCGGCACCCCGCCGTCTCCGACGCCTCTTCACACGCCGTGA